The nucleotide sequence tgtgtgtaggacttcCTGAGCGTCACACTGCCGTGGTGAGAGACGCCGCGCGGCAGCACACACTCCTCCGTCAGCGTCCTCTTGTCCGGGTCCCAGCAGAGCACCGTGGCGATGACACTATTCTTGTCGTCCCTCCCTCCAGTGATGAAGAGTTTATTACAGCATGCTGAGAGACCACAACTCGCTCTCTCACCGCCCAGCTGAGTGACCAACGTCCACACGTCCGTGTCTGGACTGTAGCTGAACAATGCCTTCATCGCcccgcctacacacacacacacacacacagacagtgagtcagagagaaatagacaggtATGGGGCGGAGACAGACTGGGACAGAagcaaggagagagagagaactagaaaggggtgagagacagacagatgggtaaTGAGGAAAAAAGAGACGTGCtagggagaaggagaaagaagaataTAAGAGAAGAGATGTTTGGAGAGGAGGGTCCGTTACCCACGATGTAGATGGAGTCCCTGAAGGTGACGGCGTTGGTGCATTTAGCGTCAATGGGCATCGGGCTTTTTTGCGTCCATTTATTCATAGCTGCTTCAAAACACTGCAGGCTGTTGGTGGCCAGTTTTCCGTTTGGTCCACCACCAATGACGTAGATGCAGTTGCCGTAACTGGCGGCGGAAAACGAGCTGACGGCGATGAGCAGAGGAGCGGCCTGAGGGACGAGAAGAAGCACGCTGACCTCTAAATGACTGTGTCTGTAACGGTACTGGATCATCACTCAGTGAAAACAGAGAGCTCACCTCTGCCCAGCTGTTGTGAAAGGGGTCATACGCCTCCACACTGCTGAGTCTCTGAACACCGTCGAATCCCCCCATCACATACACCTTCCCCCCTGCCACGGCCATCTTATGTCTCCAGCGCCCTGTGCTCAGGTACTCCACCTGGATCCACTTATTCAGTGAAGCGTTGTACTTCCACACGTCGTGCTGTGTCTCTTTaccacctgacacacacacactgtgttactTTCATAAACACCCAGTGGGTATTATTGGAGCACATCACTTCCTTTCTGTTCTCTCACCTGAGAGGTACACTTCATTTCGGAAGGTGACGCAGGCAAACTCCACCCACTTCCTAGCTTCGCTCTCTGACTCGGTGTCAGTCCCGGGCAGTTTGGCCACCTCCAGTCGACTCCGCCGCAGGGGGTCCAGACACGTCACCTCCGAAACAAACTTCTCATCTTTAGTGCAGCCCCCGATGATCACAAACACCTCTGACTGGTACTGATGAAGGCGGGGCTTAGTGCGCTCTGAaatcacctgtacacacacacctcagacttACAATGATGGAGTTGACCTGAGCATGCTACACAATCACCAGGATACATTCACATGGCTCCAACCCACATGCTGTAATGACACCTTTAAAGatacttatgtgtgtgtgcgtgtgcgtataTAAACACCACCTCACTCCCGGACAGGTGATAAGCTCGAGCCTCCTGTAGAAGTGGGAAAACCTCAGTGCACGAGCGGATCATGGCGTCGCTCTCCACCTTCTCCAGGAAGTAGCAGGGTTCTAGCAGCGGTAGTCTCACGTGAGCGAGAACCCGGGCCAGGGAGGGCAGGCGCTCGGTGTGACACGCCTTCACCCAGCGCATGGCcgcctcatacacacactcctcgtCGCTCACAGCCAGCTCGTCTCTATGCAGCAGCTCCATCAGCACGTCCAACGGCAGCTCCAGAACCTCATCATGCTTCACCACATGCCCAAAGTTCTGCACAATGTACTCTTGCACACGTGCTTTCAGCTCCACCAGGGAGTGTGTGTCAGCCAGGCGCAGAATCCCAACACAGTTCTCCGGGTGCAGGGAACTGGCCAGGAAACGAGCACACGCCTCCATCACCCTGGGGAACTACACCAGAGCAGATTTCAGTTCATATTTAatagagtgtgtacacacacacacactacaataatcacacactctatagtaatcacacacacactgtaataatcacacacactatagtaatcacacacactctgtaataataacacacactgtaataatcacacacactataataatcacacacactaataatcacacactaataatcacacactataataatcacacacactgtaataatcacacactataatacacactctataataatcacacacactgtaataatcacacactataatacacactctataataatcacacacactgtaataatcacacacactaataatcacacactaataatcacacactataataatcacacacactgtaataatcacacactataataatcacactcacactataataatcacacactataataatcacactcacactataatgatcacacacactctgtaataatcacacactataataatcacacactctataataatcacacactataataatcacacactaataatcacacacactataacaatcacacactctctataataatcacacactctataataatcacacacactaataatcacacacactataataatcacacacactgtaataatcacacactataataatcacacactataataatcacacacactataacaatcacacactataataatctcacactataataatcacactcacactataataatcacacacactgtaataatcacacacactctataataatcacacactctataataatcacacactctataataatcacacactctgtaataatcacacactctataataatcacacactctataataatcacacactataataatcacacacactaataatcacacacacactataataatcacacacactctgtaataatcacacactctataataatcacacactctataataatcacacactataataatcacacactctataataatcacacactctgtaataatcacacactctataataatcacacactataataatcacacacactctataataatcacacactctataataatcacacacacgataacaatcacacaatctctatagtaatcacacacactataataatcacacactctataataatcacacactataataatcacacacactaataatcacacacacactataataatcacacactctataataatcacacacactaataatcacacacactctataataatcacacacactgtaataatcacacactataataatcacacactataataatcacacacactataacaatcacacactctataataatcacacacactaataatcacacacacactataataatcacacacactataataatcacacactctataataatcacacacacactataataatcacacacactctgtaataatcacacactataataatcacacactataataatcacacactaataatcacacacacactataataatcacacacactataacaatcacacactctctataataatcacacacactataataatcacacactataataatcacacacactataataatcacactataataatcacacacactataataatcacacacactataataatcacacactctctataataatcacacactctataataatcacacactataataatcacacactctctataataatcacacacactataataatcacacactctataataatcacacactctataataatcacacactctataataatcatacacacactataataatcacacactataataatcacacactctataataatcacacacactgtaataatcacactataataatcacacactataataatcacacactctataacaatcacactcactataataatcacacacactctataataatcacacactctataataatcacactcactataataatcacacacactctataataatcacacattctataataatcacacacactataataatcacacactctctataataatcacacacactctataataatcacacactctataataatcacacactctctataataatcacacactctataataatcacacactctctataataatcacacacactataataatcacacactataataatcacacactctataacaatcacactcacactataataatcacacacactataataatcacacactctctataataatcacacactctctataataatcacacacactataataatcacacactctataataatcacacactctctataataatcacacactctataataatcacacactctataacaatcacacactctctataacaatcacacactctctataataatcacacactctctataataatcacactctctataataatcacactcacactataataatcacacactctataataatcacacactctctataataatcacacactctctataataatcacacactctctataataatcagacacactataataatcacacactctctataataatcacacactctctataataatcacactctctataataatcacacactctctataataatcacacactctataataatcacacactctataataatcacacactctctataataatcacacactataataatcacacacactataacaatcacacactctgtaataatcacacactctataataatcacactctctataataatcacacactctctataataatcacacactctctacaataatcacacactctctacaataatcacacactctctataataatcagacacactataataatcacacactctctataataatcacacacactataataatcacacactctgtaataatcacacactctataataatcacacactctctataataatcacacacactataataatcacacatactataataatcacacactctctataataatcacacactctataataatcacacactctctttaataatcacacactctctacaataatcacacactctataataatcacacactctctataataatcacacacactctataataatcacacactctataataatcacactctctttaataatcacacactctctacaataatcacacactctctataataatcacacactctctataataatcacacacactataataatcacacactctctataataatcacacactctctataataatcacacacagactctataataatcacacactctctataataatcacacactctctataataatcacacacactataataatcacacactctctataataatcacacacagactctataataatcacacactctgtataataatcacacactctctataataatcacacactctgtataataatcacacactctctataataatcacacacagactctataataatcacacactctctataataatcacacactctctataataatcacacacactataataatcacacactctctataataatcacacactctataataatcacacactctataataatcacacactctctataataatcacacactataataatcacacatactataataatcacacactctctctaataatcacacacactataataatcacacactctctataataatcacacacactataataatcacacacactataataatcacacactctctataataatcacacacactataataatcacacactctctataataatcacacacactacaataatcacacactctctataataatcacacactctataataatcacacactctctataataatcacacactctctacaataatcacacactctctataataatcacacactctctataataatcacacacactataataatcacacactctctataataatcacacactctataataatcacacactctctataataatcacacactctctataataatcacacactctctataataatcacactctctataataatcacacactctctacaataatcacacactctctataataatcacacactctataataatcacacatactataataatcacacactctctataataatcacacactctctataataatcacacactctataataatcacacactctctataataatcacacactctataataatcacacactctctacaataatcacacactctctataataatcacacactctataataatcacacatactataataatcacacactctctataataatcacacactctctataataatcacacactctataataatcacacacactctctataataatcacacacactctctataataatcacacacctgGAAGAGACTGGCTGCCTCCAGAGTTTTCTGGACGTTGTCTTTGCTAATGTGTACTTTGCTAGTGTATGTGTAGTCCAGCAGCATCCTCATGTCCTCTGCATCGATTCCCTGAATGTTCACACACTGTTCATGTTTCTCTCGCAGGTCTGTGCAGAACATCGCTCtgaaaatcacaacacacatccagaacatcccatctttcactgattcattcatatCTCTTAGACTGATCTCTTCATCTGTAAATAAGCACATTCACATGTCTAGTGGAAGCAATAGCAGAAGCACTCGGGGTCAGGACTGCTTGTTGAGATACAACAAAAGATAGAGCTCAACATTTGTGTTCACTGTGTGTTCAAGATTAGAATAAAGTGCTGTTCATCTCATTAGAAGTGTTGTTTCTGTCTACACTGGTCCATGATCTTCTGAATGACTCACTGGTCATCGAGGCATACAGCGACTCACCTGAAGTAGAGGCTAGCGGCAGCGAGGACGGCTCTGTGGCAGGAGAACTTCTCATCCTGGACGCTGAGGATGACGTCGGTGAGGCAGTCGTCCAGACGCAGGCCCTGGAGCTCAGAGtggatctgttcagagagactcGAGTCGTTAAAGATCACACTCTCATCATCCAGCCTCTCCTGAAGAGAGATGTTCAACAGTCCAGCAGCTCCAGAACTTTCCGTCTGTGCAGGAGAGTCTGAACTTTTCTCCACAGAGTCACTCATTGTTTCTTCAGCCGGTGCTGAGAGCAGCACTAATTAGTGTGCATTACAGCGTGTTATGAGCGCTGATGTTTTCAGCTCCTGCTCTGCTTCCTGTTCTCAGTTTAGAGATCAGGTGCAAAAACAGGAAGTTTTGAAACTTCTCAAATCtaacacaaaccacacacacacagagacaaacacacacgtgtTCTTCATTCTCAGACGTCTTATGGGAAGTTCCCTTAAAACAGTTGCTGTTTATGCAACATGTCTGTACAAATAACGGTTAAATCCTGAAACATGGTTTCCATGCTTAGCAGATTAGCATGTGATTTTAGcatcatggctgtagttttaaAATCCGCCTGAAGGTGTCAAATTAGTCTGCATAGAATTGAAGCTTTAGTATGCCTCTACATAACAATCACCCCAGTTACATCTTTAGATATTCAGCCTCATTATTAATACAAGGAGCTATAAATATGCATGAATATGGACATTTGGACACGTCCCCACCTGCTC is from Hemibagrus wyckioides isolate EC202008001 linkage group LG07, SWU_Hwy_1.0, whole genome shotgun sequence and encodes:
- the klhl6 gene encoding kelch-like protein 6, producing the protein MSDSVEKSSDSPAQTESSGAAGLLNISLQERLDDESVIFNDSSLSEQIHSELQGLRLDDCLTDVILSVQDEKFSCHRAVLAAASLYFRAMFCTDLREKHEQCVNIQGIDAEDMRMLLDYTYTSKVHISKDNVQKTLEAASLFQFPRVMEACARFLASSLHPENCVGILRLADTHSLVELKARVQEYIVQNFGHVVKHDEVLELPLDVLMELLHRDELAVSDEECVYEAAMRWVKACHTERLPSLARVLAHVRLPLLEPCYFLEKVESDAMIRSCTEVFPLLQEARAYHLSGSEVISERTKPRLHQYQSEVFVIIGGCTKDEKFVSEVTCLDPLRRSRLEVAKLPGTDTESESEARKWVEFACVTFRNEVYLSGGKETQHDVWKYNASLNKWIQVEYLSTGRWRHKMAVAGGKVYVMGGFDGVQRLSSVEAYDPFHNSWAEAAPLLIAVSSFSAASYGNCIYVIGGGPNGKLATNSLQCFEAAMNKWTQKSPMPIDAKCTNAVTFRDSIYIVGGAMKALFSYSPDTDVWTLVTQLGGERASCGLSACCNKLFITGGRDDKNSVIATVLCWDPDKRTLTEECVLPRGVSHHGSVTLRKSYTHIRRIAPTHTE